Proteins from a genomic interval of Sporomusaceae bacterium:
- a CDS encoding DegT/DnrJ/EryC1/StrS family aminotransferase: protein MINKVRFVNPVRNYHMIKDEIDAAYFDVMEKGEYIDRSHLKQFEENLAKFVGTKYAVGLNSGYDSLHMSLRAAGIGQGDEVIVPAHTFVASCSAIVNVGATPVLVDVTKDFNIDCDKIEEVITEKTKGIMPVHLSGWMADMQRVMAIAEKYNLVVVEDACQSLGASINGKMAGAWGLTGCWSFYPFKILGGYGDGGAITTNDPDVAAFARRMRYNGEDRETGEYFGHGFTCLLDNLQAAFLDVKLRHLPEGIKRRKQVATRYKEALSDLTDLLLPHYEKPGFDHVYQNYTLRSKQGSEFSDYLKKNGVEVLTQFRKPYYKHEGLKLVDRGFPETEALSREVCSLPMNVETNDEEIEYVIKVVRSFYGK, encoded by the coding sequence ATGATCAACAAAGTCCGTTTTGTAAATCCGGTACGCAACTACCACATGATCAAAGACGAAATCGACGCAGCCTACTTTGATGTCATGGAAAAAGGCGAATACATCGACCGCTCGCACCTCAAACAATTCGAAGAAAACCTCGCGAAGTTCGTCGGCACCAAATACGCCGTCGGCCTCAACAGCGGCTACGATTCCCTACATATGTCCCTCCGGGCCGCCGGCATCGGACAGGGCGACGAAGTCATCGTCCCCGCCCACACCTTTGTCGCCTCCTGCTCGGCTATCGTCAATGTCGGCGCAACCCCGGTGCTTGTCGACGTCACCAAAGACTTCAACATCGACTGCGACAAAATTGAAGAAGTCATCACTGAGAAAACAAAAGGTATCATGCCTGTCCACCTCAGCGGCTGGATGGCCGACATGCAGCGGGTTATGGCCATTGCCGAAAAATACAACCTCGTTGTCGTCGAGGACGCCTGTCAGAGCCTTGGCGCCAGCATCAACGGCAAAATGGCCGGGGCTTGGGGACTAACCGGCTGCTGGAGTTTTTACCCCTTCAAAATTCTCGGCGGCTACGGCGATGGCGGCGCCATCACCACCAACGACCCGGACGTAGCCGCTTTCGCCCGTAGGATGCGCTACAACGGCGAAGACCGCGAAACTGGTGAATACTTCGGTCACGGCTTCACCTGTCTCCTAGACAACCTCCAGGCCGCCTTTCTCGACGTCAAACTCCGCCATCTGCCTGAAGGCATCAAAAGAAGAAAACAAGTCGCCACGCGCTACAAAGAAGCGCTCAGCGACCTCACGGATCTGCTACTGCCCCACTACGAAAAGCCCGGCTTCGACCACGTCTACCAGAACTACACCCTCAGGTCCAAGCAAGGCAGCGAGTTTTCCGATTACCTTAAAAAGAACGGCGTCGAAGTCCTGACCCAATTCCGCAAGCCCTACTACAAACACGAGGGCCTCAAACTCGTCGACCGCGGCTTCCCCGAGACCGAGGCGCTCAGCCGCGAAGTATGCTCACTGCCCATGAACGTAGAGACCAACGACGAAGAGATCGAATACGTCATCAAAGTCGTCCGCTCCTTCTACGGCAAATAG
- a CDS encoding aminotransferase class I/II-fold pyridoxal phosphate-dependent enzyme, whose amino-acid sequence MKQLSRITETFSESVIREMTRICDAAGGYNLSQGFPDFESPQAIKDAAIAAINGGLNQYPVTFGEPELREAISKKVLAYNGIKCDPVTDITVTCGATEAMIATLKAIINPGDEIIVFEPFYENYGPDGILSGATPRYVTLYPPEWTYRPEELAAAFNEKTKAIVINTPNNPTGKVFTRAELQEIADLCQKWDSYAVTDEIYEHILYDGAEHISLAALPGMADRTITINSISKTYSVTGWRVGWAIAEKTITKRIRKVHDFLTVGAPTPFQHAAAAALTFPPEYYAGLQSHYAEARQFLYDVLVKAGFECSPPKGAYYILSGIQNLKKKLGADDDFAFSRKLIEVAGVATVPGSSFYSERSKGISQVRFCYCKKWETLHAVADSLKKLSK is encoded by the coding sequence ATGAAACAATTATCCAGAATAACCGAAACATTTTCCGAGTCCGTCATCCGGGAAATGACGAGAATATGCGACGCCGCCGGCGGCTATAACCTCTCGCAGGGCTTCCCTGACTTCGAAAGCCCTCAGGCCATAAAAGACGCCGCCATCGCCGCCATTAACGGCGGCCTCAACCAGTACCCCGTCACATTTGGCGAGCCCGAACTGCGCGAAGCTATCAGCAAAAAAGTCCTTGCCTACAACGGCATAAAATGCGACCCTGTTACCGACATCACCGTCACCTGCGGCGCCACCGAAGCTATGATCGCCACCCTCAAGGCGATCATCAACCCCGGCGACGAAATCATAGTCTTCGAACCCTTCTATGAGAATTACGGGCCGGACGGCATCCTCTCTGGGGCCACCCCCCGCTACGTCACCCTCTATCCGCCGGAGTGGACCTACCGACCGGAGGAACTGGCCGCCGCCTTCAACGAAAAAACCAAGGCCATCGTCATCAACACCCCCAACAACCCCACCGGTAAAGTCTTCACCCGCGCCGAGCTTCAGGAAATCGCCGACCTCTGCCAGAAGTGGGACAGCTACGCCGTCACCGACGAAATTTACGAACACATCCTCTATGACGGCGCCGAGCATATCTCGCTTGCCGCGCTGCCCGGCATGGCCGACCGCACCATCACCATCAATTCCATCTCCAAAACCTACTCCGTCACCGGCTGGCGGGTAGGCTGGGCGATCGCCGAAAAGACGATCACCAAGCGCATCCGCAAAGTCCACGACTTCCTCACCGTCGGCGCGCCTACCCCGTTCCAGCACGCCGCCGCCGCCGCCCTCACCTTCCCGCCCGAATATTACGCCGGCCTCCAGAGCCACTACGCCGAGGCCCGCCAGTTCCTCTACGATGTCCTCGTCAAAGCCGGCTTCGAGTGCTCGCCTCCTAAAGGCGCCTACTACATCCTGTCCGGCATCCAGAATCTCAAGAAAAAACTCGGCGCCGACGACGATTTCGCCTTCAGTCGCAAGCTCATCGAAGTAGCCGGCGTCGCCACCGTACCAGGGTCGTCCTTCTATTCCGAGCGCAGCAAAGGCATCAGCCAAGTCCGCTTCTGCTACTGCAAGAAATGGGAGACCCTCCACGCCGTGGCGGACTCTCTAAAGAAACTTTCCAAATAA
- a CDS encoding thiamine pyrophosphate-dependent dehydrogenase E1 component subunit alpha, whose product MMRIRVFEERIADLVLEKKIITPCHLYTGQEAVATGVCHALKSDDYLFGTHRSHGHYLAKGGDLKAAMAEIFGRATGCSRGRGGSMHLVAPEVGILGTSSIVSGSMSISVGTALAESIRGPQRITVVFHGDGVPEEGSWHESANLAAVKRLPIIFICENNLYCTHLALEKRRVYDNIPEMAKAHGFKTLSADGNNVLEVLAVAREAVKTARAGEGPTLIECRTYRWRGHVGPNYDVDLGLRDQQEIDAWKARCPIKHFGDFLVDAKIMTRAEVERVWQEACDEVEQAVAFSLASPYPDAADVTKNVYRGASQ is encoded by the coding sequence ATGATGCGGATCCGTGTCTTCGAAGAAAGAATAGCCGACTTGGTGCTCGAAAAAAAAATAATTACTCCCTGCCATCTTTATACCGGCCAGGAAGCAGTCGCCACCGGCGTATGCCACGCACTTAAAAGCGACGATTATCTCTTCGGCACACACCGCTCTCATGGCCATTATCTGGCCAAGGGGGGCGACCTCAAAGCCGCGATGGCGGAAATCTTCGGACGGGCCACCGGCTGTTCCAGGGGGAGGGGCGGTTCGATGCACCTCGTCGCCCCCGAGGTCGGCATCTTGGGAACCTCGTCCATTGTCTCCGGCAGCATGTCGATATCTGTAGGCACGGCGCTGGCCGAATCAATCCGTGGTCCGCAACGGATCACCGTCGTTTTCCACGGCGACGGCGTCCCGGAAGAAGGCAGCTGGCACGAATCCGCCAACCTGGCGGCCGTCAAACGCCTGCCGATCATCTTCATCTGCGAAAACAACCTTTACTGCACCCACCTGGCGCTGGAAAAGCGACGCGTGTACGACAACATCCCGGAAATGGCAAAGGCCCACGGGTTCAAAACATTATCTGCCGACGGCAACAATGTTCTCGAAGTGCTGGCCGTAGCGCGGGAAGCTGTTAAGACTGCCCGGGCAGGCGAGGGTCCCACGCTCATCGAGTGCCGCACCTACCGCTGGCGCGGACACGTCGGCCCCAACTACGACGTCGATCTTGGTTTGCGCGACCAGCAGGAGATCGACGCCTGGAAGGCTCGCTGCCCGATAAAGCATTTCGGCGACTTCCTGGTTGACGCAAAAATCATGACAAGGGCAGAAGTCGAGAGAGTCTGGCAGGAAGCGTGCGACGAAGTTGAACAGGCCGTTGCTTTTTCGCTGGCCAGCCCGTACCCCGACGCCGCCGACGTGACCAAAAACGTTTACCGGGGGGCCAGCCAATGA
- a CDS encoding pyruvate dehydrogenase complex E1 component subunit beta, with translation MTVISYAKAINEAHRQLLATDERVFLIGQGVESPWCVGTTTLGLVEQFGTNRVIDTPISELAVTGSAIGAAMTGMRPIVFHPRMDFMYLALDPIINHCASWHYMFGGAVNVPVTIRGIVNRGNEQAAQHSQSPYSLYCHVPGLKVVAPASPYDAKGLLVAAVRDDNPVLYIDDRWLYQTEEEVPDEIYEVPLGKGKICREGTDVTVVAVSYLVKEAMTAAAELGKQGISVEVIDPRTLKPLDNDLILGSVKKTGRLVIADPDNPICSLGDYISSLVYGNLFGSLKAPVHRINLPDAPAPASTALEKAYYPNHQNIVTSIRTLFRQ, from the coding sequence ATGACAGTGATAAGTTATGCTAAAGCTATAAACGAAGCCCACCGGCAGCTGCTGGCCACAGACGAGCGGGTATTCCTTATCGGCCAGGGAGTTGAAAGCCCCTGGTGCGTCGGCACGACCACCCTGGGACTTGTCGAACAATTCGGCACCAACCGGGTAATCGACACGCCAATCTCAGAGCTTGCCGTCACCGGCTCGGCTATCGGTGCCGCAATGACCGGTATGCGGCCAATCGTCTTCCATCCCCGGATGGACTTCATGTATCTGGCTCTCGACCCCATCATCAATCATTGCGCCAGCTGGCACTACATGTTCGGCGGTGCGGTAAACGTACCCGTCACCATCCGCGGGATTGTCAACAGGGGCAACGAGCAGGCCGCTCAGCACTCGCAAAGTCCTTATTCCCTCTACTGCCATGTGCCAGGCCTAAAAGTCGTCGCCCCCGCGTCGCCTTACGACGCCAAGGGATTGCTCGTGGCTGCCGTCAGGGACGATAACCCTGTCCTCTATATCGACGACCGCTGGTTATATCAGACTGAAGAAGAAGTGCCCGACGAGATATACGAAGTTCCCCTCGGAAAAGGCAAAATCTGCCGCGAAGGGACAGACGTGACCGTTGTAGCCGTATCTTACCTCGTTAAAGAGGCAATGACCGCTGCGGCCGAGCTTGGAAAACAGGGGATCAGCGTCGAAGTAATCGACCCGCGCACACTCAAACCGCTGGATAACGACCTTATCCTGGGCTCGGTTAAGAAAACCGGCCGGCTCGTAATCGCCGACCCCGACAACCCTATCTGCAGCCTTGGCGATTATATATCTTCCCTCGTTTACGGCAACCTCTTCGGTAGCCTGAAAGCTCCCGTCCATAGGATAAACCTCCCGGATGCCCCCGCCCCGGCCAGCACTGCCCTGGAAAAGGCATACTATCCGAACCACCAGAACATAGTCACGTCTATCAGAACGCTATTTCGGCAGTAA
- a CDS encoding mannose-1-phosphate guanylyltransferase/mannose-6-phosphate isomerase, with the protein MKIIILAGGGGTRLFPLSRANYPKQFLKIGGPQSLLAQTVTRFLPLADARDIVIVTNHEHFHHVRAELEVCGAGDAHILLEPVGRNTAPAVALAASYCLDNLGAPEEELLLVTPSDHLVGKPEAFAQAIRQAAPMAAGGRIVTFGIRPNKPETGYGYIQAGAKQGDGYLVASFKEKPDAQTAKRYLKDGNYYWNSGLFAFTVGTFADELSRHQPAIRAALDNPYATLLERFADLPDISLDYAIAEKSDRIVTIPLAADWSDIGSWDAIYDVLPKDAAGNAIQGDCLPVDCRDSLILGHSRLIAGIGLEDVLVVETDDVILVAKKGESQKVKDIVAALKARGRREAAEHTTVYRPWGRYTVLGEGPGYKLKKIVVNPGQRLSLQLHHHRSEHWIVIGGTAKVTIGGREQLIPANESAFVPVSTKHRLENPGDTPLEMIEVQNGKYLGEDDIVRFDDIYGRA; encoded by the coding sequence ATGAAAATCATCATCCTCGCCGGCGGCGGCGGCACCAGGCTGTTCCCCCTGTCGCGGGCCAACTACCCCAAACAGTTCCTCAAAATCGGCGGTCCGCAGTCCCTTCTGGCGCAGACGGTGACTCGCTTCCTGCCCCTGGCAGACGCCCGCGATATCGTCATCGTCACCAACCACGAGCACTTCCACCACGTCCGGGCCGAACTCGAAGTCTGCGGCGCCGGCGACGCCCATATTCTTCTCGAACCAGTCGGTCGCAACACCGCCCCCGCCGTCGCCCTGGCAGCCAGCTACTGCCTCGATAACCTCGGCGCGCCCGAAGAGGAACTCCTTCTCGTCACCCCTTCCGATCACCTCGTCGGCAAGCCCGAAGCCTTCGCCCAGGCCATCCGCCAGGCAGCCCCCATGGCCGCCGGCGGCCGCATCGTCACCTTCGGCATCCGGCCCAATAAACCCGAGACCGGCTACGGCTACATCCAGGCCGGCGCCAAACAGGGCGACGGCTACCTCGTCGCCTCCTTCAAGGAAAAACCCGACGCCCAAACCGCCAAACGCTACCTCAAGGACGGCAACTACTACTGGAACTCCGGCCTGTTCGCCTTCACAGTCGGTACCTTCGCCGACGAACTATCCCGGCACCAGCCGGCCATCCGCGCCGCCCTCGATAACCCCTACGCCACCTTGCTCGAACGGTTCGCGGACCTGCCCGACATATCGCTCGACTACGCCATCGCCGAAAAATCCGACCGCATTGTCACCATCCCCCTCGCCGCCGACTGGAGCGACATCGGCTCCTGGGACGCCATCTACGACGTCCTGCCCAAAGACGCCGCCGGCAACGCCATCCAGGGCGACTGCCTGCCGGTCGACTGCCGCGACTCGCTCATCCTCGGCCATAGCCGCCTCATCGCCGGCATCGGCCTTGAAGACGTCCTCGTCGTCGAAACCGACGACGTCATTCTTGTCGCCAAAAAAGGCGAATCTCAGAAAGTCAAAGACATCGTCGCCGCCCTCAAGGCACGAGGCCGCCGCGAAGCCGCCGAACACACCACCGTCTACCGTCCGTGGGGCCGCTACACCGTCCTCGGCGAAGGACCGGGCTACAAGCTGAAGAAAATTGTCGTCAACCCCGGCCAGCGCCTCAGTCTCCAGCTCCACCACCACCGCAGCGAACACTGGATCGTCATCGGCGGCACCGCCAAAGTTACCATCGGCGGCCGGGAACAGCTTATCCCCGCCAACGAAAGCGCCTTCGTGCCTGTCTCCACGAAGCATCGCCTGGAAAATCCGGGCGACACGCCCCTGGAAATGATCGAAGTACAGAACGGCAAGTATTTGGGGGAGGATGATATCGTCCGCTTCGACGACATCTACGGAAGAGCTTGA
- a CDS encoding phosphoglucomutase/phosphomannomutase family protein encodes MIKFGTDGWRGIISEDYTFSNVRLVAHAIADYVLGRGEGGKGVVVGYDARFLSRRYAEDCAGALASRGVIVWLSDAILPTPALTWQVKDRQAAGGIMITASHNPGEYNGLKFKASYGGSASPEIIADIETYVRRRESEGGEYAKIPMPEGIASFSPHDPYLDHIDAVLDPKILAASKGKILFDVMHGSASGYPAMLAARHGLDLVEIRSEYNPSFGGVNPEPIDKNLAALRAAIAEHKAAVGLATDGDGDRIGAIDADGRFINAHQIMALLAKYLHEKRGWTGGVAQTLTVSELVKRVAGKYGLKLYETPVGFKYIANLMLAEDILIGGEESGGIGIKNYIPERDGVLLGFLLIEVVAAYGKTLGQLLDEMMAELGHFYYGREDLHLDDARKNRLMGGLIPAPPGALGSLRPLKTDCTDGCKLYVDGGWLMFRASGTEPIVRVYAEAGSPERLKTILSEAVNYARNA; translated from the coding sequence ATGATAAAATTCGGTACCGACGGCTGGCGCGGCATAATCAGCGAAGACTACACCTTCAGCAACGTGCGGCTGGTGGCTCACGCCATTGCCGACTACGTCCTCGGCCGTGGCGAAGGTGGCAAAGGCGTCGTCGTCGGCTACGACGCCCGCTTTCTTTCGCGGCGGTACGCTGAAGACTGCGCCGGCGCTTTAGCGTCGCGCGGCGTCATCGTCTGGCTGTCCGACGCCATCCTGCCCACCCCGGCCCTCACCTGGCAGGTCAAAGACCGTCAGGCCGCCGGCGGCATCATGATCACCGCCAGCCACAATCCCGGCGAATACAACGGCCTTAAGTTCAAGGCCTCCTACGGCGGTTCGGCCTCGCCCGAGATCATCGCCGACATCGAAACCTACGTCCGCCGCCGCGAAAGCGAAGGCGGCGAATACGCCAAAATCCCCATGCCAGAGGGCATAGCATCCTTCTCACCCCACGACCCCTACCTCGACCATATTGACGCCGTTCTCGACCCCAAGATCCTCGCCGCCAGCAAAGGCAAAATCCTTTTTGACGTCATGCACGGCTCGGCCAGCGGCTACCCCGCCATGCTCGCCGCCCGCCACGGCCTCGACCTCGTCGAAATCAGGAGCGAATACAACCCCTCCTTCGGCGGCGTAAACCCCGAACCCATCGACAAAAACCTCGCCGCCCTCCGCGCCGCCATCGCCGAGCACAAAGCCGCGGTCGGTCTCGCCACCGACGGCGACGGCGACCGCATCGGCGCCATCGACGCCGACGGCCGCTTCATCAACGCCCATCAGATCATGGCCTTGCTTGCCAAGTACCTCCACGAAAAACGCGGCTGGACAGGCGGCGTCGCCCAAACCCTCACCGTCTCCGAACTCGTCAAACGCGTCGCCGGCAAATACGGCCTCAAACTCTACGAAACCCCCGTCGGCTTCAAATACATCGCCAACCTCATGCTCGCCGAGGACATCCTCATCGGCGGCGAAGAATCCGGCGGCATCGGCATCAAAAACTACATCCCCGAGCGCGACGGCGTTCTCCTCGGCTTCCTGCTCATCGAAGTCGTCGCCGCCTACGGCAAAACCCTCGGCCAGCTCCTCGACGAAATGATGGCCGAGCTCGGCCACTTCTACTACGGGCGCGAAGACCTCCACCTCGACGACGCGAGGAAAAACCGCCTCATGGGCGGCCTCATCCCCGCGCCGCCCGGCGCTTTAGGCAGCCTCAGGCCGCTCAAGACCGACTGCACCGACGGCTGCAAGCTTTACGTCGACGGCGGCTGGCTCATGTTCCGCGCCTCCGGCACCGAGCCCATCGTCAGAGTCTACGCCGAGGCCGGCAGCCCCGAGAGACTTAAAACAATCCTATCCGAGGCGGTGAATTATGCCAGAAATGCGTAA
- the galU gene encoding UTP--glucose-1-phosphate uridylyltransferase GalU yields the protein MRKIRKAVIPAAGLGTRFLPATKAQPKEMLPIVDKPAIQYIIEEAIQSGIEEILIITGRNKRAIEDHFDRAVELELTLKAQGKYDLLGLVEEISNVTIHYVRQKEPRGLGHAVLCAKQFVGPEPFAVLLGDDIIDAAVPCLKQLLDVYEDNPGTILGVQEVPQDKVSSYGIVKPVPVGENLWKAADLVEKPPQAEAPSRLAVLGRYIIEPEVFAILETTPPGRGGEIQLTDALRVLAATRPVYAYHFDGRRYDVGDKQGYLEATIEFALKRPDLRDQFLQYLIKTVKPLLVGQEAAASCRLRPDKGGE from the coding sequence ATGCGTAAAATCAGAAAAGCCGTCATCCCCGCGGCCGGGCTCGGCACGCGCTTCCTGCCGGCCACCAAGGCTCAGCCCAAGGAAATGCTGCCCATCGTCGACAAGCCTGCCATCCAGTACATAATCGAAGAAGCCATCCAGTCGGGCATCGAAGAAATCCTCATCATCACCGGCCGCAACAAGCGGGCCATCGAGGACCACTTCGACCGCGCCGTCGAGCTTGAGCTCACCCTCAAGGCCCAGGGCAAATACGACCTCCTCGGCCTTGTCGAGGAAATCTCCAACGTCACCATCCACTACGTCCGCCAGAAAGAGCCGCGCGGCCTTGGTCACGCCGTCCTCTGCGCCAAGCAGTTCGTCGGCCCCGAGCCGTTCGCCGTCCTCCTGGGCGACGACATCATCGACGCCGCCGTCCCTTGCCTCAAACAGCTGCTCGACGTCTACGAAGACAACCCCGGCACCATCCTCGGCGTCCAGGAAGTGCCGCAGGACAAAGTATCGAGCTACGGCATCGTCAAGCCCGTCCCGGTCGGCGAAAACCTCTGGAAAGCCGCCGACCTCGTCGAAAAACCGCCTCAGGCCGAGGCTCCCTCGCGCCTCGCCGTCCTCGGCCGTTACATCATCGAGCCCGAAGTATTCGCAATCCTCGAAACCACCCCTCCTGGCCGCGGCGGCGAAATCCAGCTAACCGACGCCCTCAGAGTGCTGGCCGCCACCCGCCCGGTGTACGCCTACCACTTCGACGGCCGCCGCTACGACGTCGGCGACAAACAGGGCTACCTTGAGGCCACCATCGAATTTGCCCTCAAGCGTCCCGACCTCCGCGACCAGTTCCTCCAATACCTCATAAAAACCGTCAAACCCCTTCTGGTCGGCCAGGAAGCGGCGGCATCCTGCCGCCTCCGGCCGGATAAAGGCGGGGAGTAG
- the galE gene encoding UDP-glucose 4-epimerase GalE encodes MNILVTGGAGYIGSHTVRELLRAGQGVVVYDNLTKGHKQAVPAGIGLVDGDIRDRDKLAQTLNAHSIDAVIHFAASSLVGESMKDPSAYYNNNVAGTLALLDAMLAGGVKKIVFSSTAAVYGEPAAWPIVEDMPTAPTNVYGRTKLAIEQMLADFAAAYGLSYVSLRYFNAAGAAEDGTIGEDHSPETHLIPLILQAALGQRESVAIYGADYPTDDGTCIRDYIHVTDLADAHVKALQHLTADGGPKVYNLGSETGFSVRQVIDRAKAVTGVDFTVREQARRPGDPAVLVASSRRIAAELGWQPRLSDLDTIIATAWRWHKSHPAGFVGSLQHDR; translated from the coding sequence ATGAACATACTCGTCACCGGCGGCGCCGGCTACATCGGCTCCCATACCGTCCGCGAACTCCTGCGGGCGGGGCAGGGGGTCGTCGTCTACGACAACCTCACCAAAGGCCATAAGCAGGCCGTCCCGGCCGGGATCGGGCTCGTCGACGGCGACATCCGCGACCGGGACAAACTCGCCCAAACCCTTAACGCCCATAGTATTGATGCCGTCATCCACTTCGCCGCCTCCAGCCTGGTCGGCGAATCAATGAAAGACCCCAGCGCCTACTACAACAACAATGTCGCCGGCACCCTCGCCCTGCTCGACGCCATGCTGGCCGGCGGCGTCAAAAAAATCGTCTTCTCGTCCACCGCCGCCGTCTACGGCGAACCGGCCGCCTGGCCGATCGTCGAAGACATGCCTACGGCGCCCACCAACGTCTACGGCCGCACCAAACTGGCCATCGAGCAGATGCTGGCCGACTTTGCCGCCGCCTACGGGCTCTCCTACGTCTCCCTCCGCTACTTCAACGCCGCCGGCGCCGCCGAAGACGGGACCATCGGCGAAGACCACAGCCCCGAAACCCACCTCATCCCCCTCATCCTTCAGGCAGCGCTCGGCCAGCGCGAATCCGTCGCCATCTACGGCGCCGACTACCCCACCGACGACGGCACCTGCATCCGCGACTACATCCACGTCACCGATCTCGCCGACGCCCACGTCAAGGCGCTGCAACACCTCACCGCCGACGGAGGGCCGAAAGTATACAACCTCGGCTCCGAGACAGGCTTTAGCGTTCGCCAGGTCATCGATCGCGCCAAAGCGGTTACCGGCGTCGACTTTACCGTCCGCGAACAAGCCCGCAGACCCGGCGACCCCGCCGTCCTCGTCGCCTCCTCGCGCCGCATCGCCGCCGAGCTCGGCTGGCAGCCGCGCCTCAGCGACCTCGACACAATCATCGCCACCGCCTGGCGTTGGCACAAATCACATCCCGCCGGCTTCGTCGGTTCCCTGCAGCACGACCGCTGA
- a CDS encoding PfkB family carbohydrate kinase gives MTPKAAVIGTIFMDCKGFAKQKYSPAGRNLGSVKFVHGGVGRNVAENLANLGIATSFVASVDRSGIGREITARLAKAGVGAEYIIETETRGMGLWLAVMDDTGDLAGSISQMPDLYHLETHISKNGAEIVRHTDHIVLELDLNEHITKKVLSLAREQGRPVYGIPGNLSVIMSHPDILGQLDCFICNNVEAERLFGVPLPADNIAGIEWELARFVAAKGLGGMVITLGSAGCVYYDAVRGTAGHQPVFPVTVIDTSGAGDAFFSGTVMGLMRGLPLKEAVVCGTKVASWTVQSDENTCRDLAVKLAADPILTKLLAG, from the coding sequence ATGACACCGAAAGCCGCTGTAATCGGCACAATCTTCATGGACTGCAAAGGCTTCGCCAAGCAGAAATACAGCCCCGCCGGCCGCAACCTCGGTTCCGTCAAATTCGTCCACGGCGGTGTCGGCCGCAACGTCGCCGAAAACCTCGCCAACCTCGGCATCGCCACCAGCTTCGTCGCCAGCGTCGACCGCAGCGGCATCGGCCGGGAGATCACCGCCCGCCTCGCCAAAGCCGGGGTCGGAGCCGAATACATAATCGAAACCGAAACCCGCGGCATGGGCCTGTGGCTGGCAGTTATGGACGACACCGGCGACCTGGCCGGCTCCATCTCCCAAATGCCCGACCTCTACCACCTCGAAACCCACATCAGCAAAAACGGCGCCGAAATCGTCCGCCACACCGACCATATCGTCCTCGAACTCGACCTCAACGAACACATCACCAAAAAAGTGCTCAGCCTGGCCCGCGAACAGGGCCGTCCCGTCTACGGCATCCCCGGCAACCTCTCCGTCATCATGTCCCACCCCGATATCCTCGGCCAGCTAGACTGCTTCATCTGCAACAACGTCGAAGCCGAGCGGCTCTTTGGCGTCCCCCTGCCGGCTGACAACATCGCCGGCATCGAGTGGGAACTCGCCCGCTTCGTCGCCGCCAAAGGCCTCGGCGGCATGGTCATCACCCTCGGCAGCGCCGGCTGCGTCTACTACGACGCGGTAAGAGGGACGGCCGGCCACCAGCCCGTCTTCCCCGTCACCGTCATCGACACCTCCGGTGCGGGCGACGCCTTCTTCTCCGGCACCGTCATGGGCCTCATGCGCGGCCTGCCGCTCAAGGAAGCCGTAGTCTGCGGCACAAAAGTCGCCAGCTGGACCGTCCAATCGGACGAAAACACCTGCCGCGACCTGGCCGTCAAACTCGCCGCCGACCCCATCCTCACCAAGCTCCTCGCCGGGTAA